The following proteins are encoded in a genomic region of Xanthomonas cassavae CFBP 4642:
- a CDS encoding NADP-dependent oxidoreductase: MSSITNRRVVLASRPQGEPDADNFRIEEISLPPTGHDQVLVRNRFLSLDPYMRGRMDDGPSYAAPVAIDAVMEGGTIGEVIQSHHAEYQPGDLLVLPGGWQTHTLLSPTTPLRKLPKDDSLPLSTALGVYGMPGFTAYAGLHEIGRPQAGETLVVAAASGPVGATVTQLARLQGLRVVAIAGGQDKVRYLRESLKVDVALDHRANDFAEQLRAATPDGIDIYFENVGGKVFDAVLPQLNDFARLPICGMVATYNSRGQILPGPDRLPEFMGLILRKRLTVRGFIQHDFIRLMPAFLHEVGQWLREGKIQHREHVLHGLDSAPQGLIDVLRGKNFGKAVVALD; this comes from the coding sequence ATGTCATCGATCACCAATCGCCGCGTCGTGCTGGCCTCGCGCCCGCAGGGCGAACCCGACGCAGACAACTTCCGCATCGAAGAGATCAGCCTGCCGCCCACCGGGCACGACCAGGTCCTGGTCCGCAACCGCTTTCTGTCGCTGGATCCGTACATGCGCGGGCGCATGGATGACGGCCCGTCCTACGCTGCACCGGTGGCCATCGATGCAGTGATGGAAGGCGGCACCATTGGCGAAGTCATTCAATCGCATCACGCCGAGTATCAGCCCGGCGATCTGCTGGTACTGCCGGGCGGCTGGCAGACCCATACGCTGCTTTCCCCCACCACACCGCTGCGCAAGCTGCCCAAGGACGACAGCCTTCCGTTGAGCACCGCGCTCGGCGTGTACGGCATGCCCGGCTTCACCGCGTATGCCGGCCTGCACGAGATCGGCAGGCCACAGGCCGGCGAAACGCTGGTGGTGGCCGCAGCCAGCGGGCCGGTCGGCGCAACGGTGACACAGCTGGCACGGCTGCAAGGCCTGCGCGTGGTGGCCATTGCCGGTGGCCAGGACAAGGTGCGTTATCTGCGCGAATCGCTGAAGGTGGATGTGGCGCTGGATCACCGCGCAAACGACTTCGCCGAGCAGCTGCGCGCGGCCACGCCTGACGGCATCGACATCTACTTCGAGAATGTCGGCGGCAAGGTGTTCGATGCGGTGCTGCCGCAACTCAACGACTTCGCACGCCTGCCGATCTGCGGCATGGTCGCCACCTACAACAGCCGTGGCCAGATACTGCCGGGCCCGGATCGCCTGCCGGAGTTCATGGGCCTGATCCTGCGCAAGCGCCTGACCGTGCGCGGCTTCATCCAGCACGATTTCATCCGCCTGATGCCGGCCTTCCTGCACGAGGTGGGCCAGTGGCTACGCGAGGGCAAGATCCAGCACCGCGAGCACGTGCTGCATGGCCTGGACAGCGCTCCGCAAGGCCTGATCGACGTATTGCGCGGCAAGAACTTCGGCAAGGCCGTCGTCGCTCTGGACTGA
- a CDS encoding methyl-accepting chemotaxis protein, giving the protein MSASVPKFVSLQSKLLGALALGLAVILLCALGGLGTAWLSLSGKVPPEVAQASSSEEITRNFRLQVQEWKNVLIRGRDPAQLDKHLTAFREQGQKVQASTEALTKAAQDPQVRVLAQDFATAHLGLQANYEAALGKFAAAGYDTQVGDQLVKGQDRAPSHTLEALVQRSKMLADAAVLAGSQSAQRKLVYSAVATIAAALCLVVVLGWWIRRSIVRPIETVAQAARLVAAGDLSARAAVDTRDEIGLLGQAMGQVVTTLSDVSSAQADMAQRHDAGQMSYRMDAQAFPGAYGRMVDDTNSLIGAQVGLIGTMLQVMQHYAVGDMSVDMPRLPGEKAQITEAMDTTKRNLAAINGEIRGLVDAAAAGDFATRGNADAYQFEFRGMVDGLNGLMQNVDRNLADLSQLLKAIADGDLTARMHGNQQGVFARMRDDANATVQRLTDIVGDITLAAQTIRTASAEIAAGNNDLAQRTEQQAANLEETAASMEELTSTVRQNAETAQQASRGAQAAAEIASRGGEMVASVVDTMGEIEGSSRKIAEIISVIDGIAFQTNILALNAAVEAARAGEQGRGFAVVASEVRALAQRSAGAAKEVKQLIDASVDSVARGSARVDQAGRTMQDIVQSVQQVTTLIAEISAASREQSAGIEQVARTVNDMDETTQRNAALVEEASAAARAMEEQAVELSEAVSVFRLDARKPRLAAAA; this is encoded by the coding sequence ATGTCTGCCTCCGTGCCGAAGTTCGTCAGCCTGCAGAGCAAACTGCTGGGCGCGCTTGCGTTGGGCCTCGCTGTCATCCTGCTGTGCGCGCTCGGCGGCCTGGGAACGGCCTGGCTGAGCCTGTCGGGCAAGGTGCCGCCAGAGGTCGCGCAAGCCTCCAGCAGCGAAGAGATCACCCGCAATTTCCGCCTGCAGGTGCAGGAGTGGAAGAATGTGCTGATCCGCGGGCGCGACCCGGCGCAGCTGGACAAGCATCTGACAGCCTTCCGCGAGCAGGGCCAGAAAGTGCAGGCCAGCACCGAGGCGCTGACCAAGGCGGCGCAGGACCCTCAGGTTCGCGTGCTGGCGCAGGACTTCGCCACCGCGCACCTGGGCCTGCAGGCCAATTACGAAGCGGCGCTGGGCAAGTTCGCCGCCGCCGGTTACGACACCCAGGTGGGCGACCAACTGGTCAAAGGTCAGGACCGCGCGCCCAGCCACACGCTTGAAGCGCTGGTCCAGCGCAGCAAGATGCTGGCCGATGCGGCGGTGCTGGCCGGTTCGCAGTCGGCGCAGCGCAAGCTGGTGTATTCGGCCGTTGCCACCATCGCCGCAGCGCTGTGCCTTGTCGTGGTGCTGGGGTGGTGGATACGCCGCTCGATCGTGCGTCCGATCGAAACCGTTGCACAGGCGGCCCGCCTGGTGGCGGCCGGCGACCTGTCGGCGCGTGCGGCGGTGGACACGCGCGACGAGATCGGCCTGCTTGGGCAGGCAATGGGGCAGGTGGTCACCACGCTGTCCGATGTGTCGAGCGCGCAGGCGGACATGGCCCAGCGCCATGACGCCGGGCAGATGAGCTACCGCATGGATGCACAGGCATTTCCTGGTGCCTACGGCCGCATGGTGGACGACACCAACAGCCTGATCGGTGCGCAGGTCGGCCTGATCGGCACCATGCTGCAGGTGATGCAGCATTACGCGGTGGGCGACATGTCGGTGGACATGCCGCGCCTGCCCGGCGAAAAGGCCCAGATCACCGAGGCCATGGACACCACCAAGCGCAATCTGGCCGCGATCAATGGCGAAATCCGTGGCCTGGTGGATGCCGCCGCCGCTGGCGATTTTGCCACCCGCGGCAATGCCGACGCGTATCAGTTCGAATTCCGCGGCATGGTCGACGGCCTCAATGGCTTGATGCAGAACGTGGACCGCAATCTGGCCGACCTGTCGCAGTTGCTCAAGGCGATTGCCGATGGCGACCTGACCGCGCGCATGCACGGCAACCAGCAGGGCGTGTTTGCGCGGATGCGCGACGATGCCAACGCCACCGTGCAGCGCCTGACCGATATCGTGGGCGATATCACGCTGGCGGCGCAGACCATCCGCACCGCCTCGGCGGAGATCGCCGCCGGCAACAACGACCTGGCCCAGCGCACCGAACAGCAGGCCGCGAACCTGGAAGAAACCGCCGCCTCGATGGAAGAGCTGACCTCCACCGTGCGGCAGAACGCCGAGACCGCGCAGCAGGCCAGCCGCGGCGCGCAGGCGGCGGCGGAGATCGCCAGCCGCGGCGGTGAAATGGTGGCCAGCGTGGTCGACACCATGGGCGAGATCGAAGGCTCGTCCAGGAAGATCGCCGAGATCATCAGCGTCATCGACGGCATCGCGTTCCAGACCAATATCCTGGCGCTGAATGCGGCGGTGGAAGCCGCGCGCGCTGGCGAACAGGGCCGCGGCTTTGCCGTGGTGGCCTCCGAAGTGCGCGCGCTGGCGCAGCGTTCGGCCGGCGCTGCCAAGGAGGTCAAGCAGTTGATCGATGCGTCGGTGGATAGCGTGGCGCGCGGCAGCGCACGCGTGGATCAGGCCGGGCGCACGATGCAGGACATCGTGCAGTCGGTGCAGCAGGTCACTACGCTGATCGCGGAGATCTCCGCCGCGTCGCGCGAGCAGTCGGCCGGCATCGAACAGGTGGCACGCACCGTCAACGACATGGACGAGACCACTCAACGCAATGCCGCGCTCGTGGAAGAAGCCTCCGCCGCCGCGCGTGCGATGGAAGAACAGGCGGTGGAGCTGAGCGAAGCGGTGTCGGTGTTCCGTCTGGATGCACGCAAACCGCGCTTGGCAGCTGCGGCATGA
- a CDS encoding DUF1456 family protein gives MIHNDVLRSIRYMLDLSDDKVVEITHLADPEFALDKPQVQAWLKKEDEPGFEPCTDAMLARFLDGLVLRFRGRDESQPPRPLETRVGNNLVLKKLRVAFELKDVDMHALFASAGFPLSKPELSALFRQPGHKNFRPCGDQLLRAFLKGLTSRMREAG, from the coding sequence ATGATCCACAACGATGTACTGCGCAGCATCCGCTACATGCTCGACCTTAGCGACGACAAGGTGGTGGAGATCACCCACCTGGCCGACCCCGAGTTCGCGCTCGACAAGCCGCAGGTACAGGCCTGGCTGAAAAAGGAAGACGAGCCCGGTTTCGAGCCCTGCACCGATGCGATGCTGGCGCGCTTCCTCGACGGCCTGGTGCTGCGTTTCCGCGGCCGCGACGAGAGCCAGCCGCCACGCCCGCTGGAAACCCGCGTCGGCAACAACCTGGTGCTGAAGAAGCTGCGCGTGGCCTTCGAACTGAAGGACGTGGACATGCACGCCCTCTTCGCCAGCGCCGGCTTCCCGCTGTCCAAGCCGGAACTGTCGGCGCTGTTCCGCCAGCCCGGCCACAAGAACTTCCGCCCCTGCGGCGACCAGCTGCTGCGCGCCTTCCTCAAGGGCCTGACCTCGCGGATGCGCGAAGCGGGCTGA
- the uraH gene encoding hydroxyisourate hydrolase yields the protein MSTLSTHVLDTALGRPAAGVPLRLFAGDTLRLEAVTNPDGRCPALAALALSPGRYRLEFDVAAYWRTVGTPLADPPFLEQVPIAFGIADDGHYHVPLLLSPYGYSTYRGS from the coding sequence ATGAGCACGCTGTCCACCCATGTCCTGGATACCGCGCTGGGCCGTCCCGCCGCCGGCGTGCCGCTGCGCCTGTTCGCCGGCGACACGCTGCGGCTGGAAGCAGTCACCAATCCCGATGGACGCTGCCCGGCGCTGGCGGCGCTGGCGTTGTCGCCAGGCCGCTATCGGCTCGAGTTCGATGTGGCCGCCTATTGGCGCACCGTCGGCACCCCGCTGGCCGACCCGCCGTTCCTGGAGCAGGTACCGATCGCCTTCGGCATCGCCGACGACGGCCATTATCACGTGCCGCTGTTGCTCTCGCCGTACGGCTACTCTACCTATCGCGGCAGTTGA
- a CDS encoding class I SAM-dependent methyltransferase, which produces MIRNKLACACVMSVVVAMSAPVAMAMKPADSASLPAPDIALQAAINGNWRDRVYVQRDQYRHPGQTLALFGIKPTQTVIEITPGGGWYSEILAPYLREKGKYVAAVVDPASAAEGRARDYAQRARDELEKKFQAKPDIYGKPAFVLYAPKSPSFGVDNSADLVLTFRNVHNWRMAGTAEAMFAGFYKVLKPGGVLGVVEHRAKADVPADDKSGYVGQAQVIAMAEAAGFKLAGKSELNANPRDTKDYPGGVWTLPPSNSHDAADDAKYKAIGESDRMTLKFVKQ; this is translated from the coding sequence ATGATCCGCAACAAGCTGGCCTGTGCGTGTGTGATGAGTGTCGTGGTGGCGATGAGTGCGCCAGTGGCGATGGCGATGAAGCCGGCCGACAGCGCCAGCCTGCCGGCGCCGGATATCGCGCTGCAGGCCGCCATCAACGGCAACTGGCGCGACCGCGTGTACGTGCAGCGCGACCAGTATCGCCACCCCGGTCAGACCCTGGCGTTATTCGGCATCAAGCCCACCCAGACCGTTATCGAGATCACCCCCGGCGGCGGCTGGTACTCGGAAATCCTGGCGCCTTACCTGCGCGAGAAGGGCAAGTACGTGGCAGCGGTGGTCGATCCGGCATCCGCTGCCGAAGGCCGCGCGCGCGACTATGCTCAGCGTGCCCGCGACGAGCTGGAAAAGAAGTTCCAGGCCAAGCCCGACATCTATGGCAAGCCGGCGTTCGTGTTGTATGCACCCAAGTCGCCGTCGTTCGGCGTGGACAACTCGGCCGACCTGGTACTGACCTTCCGCAATGTGCATAACTGGCGCATGGCCGGCACTGCCGAGGCGATGTTTGCCGGCTTCTACAAGGTGCTCAAGCCCGGCGGCGTGCTGGGCGTGGTCGAGCATCGCGCCAAGGCCGATGTGCCGGCCGATGACAAGAGCGGTTACGTGGGCCAGGCGCAGGTGATTGCGATGGCCGAAGCGGCCGGCTTCAAGCTGGCCGGCAAGAGCGAGCTTAACGCCAATCCGCGCGACACCAAGGATTATCCCGGTGGCGTGTGGACGCTGCCGCCGAGCAACAGCCACGATGCCGCCGACGATGCCAAGTACAAGGCGATCGGCGAAAGCGACCGCATGACATTGAAGTTCGTCAAGCAGTGA
- the dkgB gene encoding 2,5-didehydrogluconate reductase DkgB: MTVPAFGLGTFRLKDQVVIDSVRNALELGYRAVDTAQIYDNEAQVGEAIAAADIARDQLYLTTKIWVDKFGDGALLPSLHESLRKLGTEYVDLTLIHWPSPKDQVPMREYLEALAQAKQQGLTRAIGLSNFTIALTRQAIEILGADAIATNQIEVHPYLQNRALTDFLREQGIHVTSYMTLAVGEVLKDPVIQAIAQRHAATPAQVTLAWALQQGYSVIPSSTKRENLESNLKAQTLQLTEQDMGEIAALDRGHRLANPKAIAPDWD; encoded by the coding sequence ATGACTGTCCCCGCATTCGGCCTCGGTACCTTTCGTCTCAAGGATCAGGTTGTCATCGACTCGGTGCGCAACGCACTGGAGCTGGGCTATCGCGCAGTCGATACAGCGCAGATTTACGACAACGAAGCGCAGGTTGGCGAAGCGATCGCAGCCGCCGACATCGCGCGCGATCAGCTGTATCTGACCACCAAGATCTGGGTGGACAAGTTCGGCGATGGCGCCTTGCTGCCCAGCCTGCACGAAAGCCTGCGCAAACTCGGCACCGAGTATGTCGATCTCACCTTGATCCATTGGCCTTCGCCAAAGGACCAGGTGCCCATGCGCGAGTATCTGGAAGCGCTGGCGCAGGCCAAGCAACAGGGCCTGACCCGCGCGATCGGTCTGTCCAACTTCACCATCGCCCTGACCAGGCAGGCGATCGAGATCCTGGGCGCGGACGCCATTGCCACCAACCAGATCGAGGTGCATCCCTATCTGCAAAATCGTGCCTTGACCGACTTCCTGCGCGAGCAAGGCATCCATGTCACCTCGTACATGACATTGGCGGTCGGCGAAGTGCTCAAGGATCCGGTGATCCAGGCGATCGCCCAACGTCACGCGGCGACCCCGGCCCAGGTCACGCTGGCCTGGGCACTGCAGCAGGGGTACTCGGTGATTCCCTCCTCGACCAAGCGCGAGAATCTGGAGAGCAACCTGAAGGCGCAGACGCTACAGCTGACCGAGCAGGATATGGGCGAGATTGCCGCACTCGACCGCGGGCACCGCCTGGCCAACCCGAAGGCGATTGCGCCCGACTGGGATTGA
- a CDS encoding aldo/keto reductase, with translation MTHPRALGRSGLQVHPIVLGGNVFGWSADEATSFALLDAFVDAGFNLIDTADAYSGWVPGNRGGESETIIGRWLARSGKRDKVLIATKVAKWSEHPGLSPDNIAAAVEDSLTRLQTDVIDLYQAHEDDESIPLEATLAAFGRLIEQGKVRAIGASNYSAARLRDALDISEQYTLPRYESLQPEYNLYDRASFEAELEPLVRERELGVISYYSLASGFLTGKYRSADDAGKSSARGASVVRQYVNPRGLRILQALDDLAASHRATPAQIALAWLIARPGLTAPIVSATSVDQLHDVLAAAQLALSAEQIAQLDSASAPEPEPEPAA, from the coding sequence ATGACTCACCCCCGCGCACTGGGCCGCTCCGGCCTGCAGGTTCACCCCATCGTCTTGGGTGGCAATGTGTTCGGCTGGAGCGCCGATGAGGCGACCTCGTTCGCGTTGCTGGACGCCTTCGTCGATGCCGGCTTCAATCTGATCGACACTGCCGATGCCTACTCCGGTTGGGTGCCCGGCAACCGCGGTGGCGAGTCGGAAACCATCATCGGGCGCTGGCTCGCACGCAGCGGCAAGCGCGACAAGGTGCTGATCGCCACCAAGGTGGCCAAATGGAGCGAACACCCCGGGCTGTCGCCAGACAACATCGCCGCCGCCGTGGAGGATTCGCTGACGCGCCTGCAGACCGATGTGATCGATCTGTACCAGGCCCACGAGGACGACGAATCGATTCCGCTGGAAGCCACGCTGGCCGCATTCGGACGCCTGATCGAACAAGGCAAGGTGCGCGCGATCGGCGCATCCAATTACAGTGCCGCACGCCTGCGCGATGCGCTGGACATCTCCGAACAGTACACGCTGCCGCGCTACGAAAGCCTGCAGCCGGAATACAACCTCTACGACCGCGCCAGCTTTGAGGCCGAGCTGGAACCGCTGGTACGCGAACGCGAGCTGGGCGTGATCAGTTACTACTCGCTGGCCAGCGGCTTTCTGACCGGCAAGTACCGCAGCGCCGACGACGCCGGCAAGAGCAGTGCGCGCGGTGCGTCGGTGGTCAGGCAATACGTCAACCCGCGCGGCCTGCGCATCCTGCAGGCACTGGACGACCTGGCGGCCAGCCACCGCGCAACGCCGGCGCAGATCGCGCTGGCCTGGCTAATCGCACGCCCGGGGCTGACTGCACCGATCGTCAGCGCCACCAGCGTGGACCAGCTGCACGACGTGCTGGCGGCCGCGCAGCTGGCGCTCAGCGCCGAGCAGATCGCACAGCTGGACAGCGCCAGCGCGCCGGAACCGGAACCGGAACCGGCGGCATAA
- the hrpB gene encoding ATP-dependent helicase HrpB, which yields MNTPAFPISGLLPQLCDSLAGHPRLVLEAPPGAGKTTQVPLALLEAPWLAGRSIVMLEPRRVAARSAALFMARQLGEPVGETVGYRIRFENKTSARTRIEVVTEGILTRMIQDDPMLERVGALLFDEFHERHLAGDLGLALALDVQAQVRDDLRIVAMSATLDGERLAGFLDAPRLSSAGRSFPVEIAHFPARRDEAMEPQTRRAVEHAVATHPGDVLVFLPGQREIARVHAALDDVLDPAIQVLPLHGELSVEAQSQVLQPDPQGRRRVVLATNVAESSVTLPGVRVVIDSGQAREPHYDPNSGFSRLDVTTIAQASADQRAGRAGRVASGWAYRLWPQSQRLEPQRRAEITQVELAGLALELAAWGSDALRFVDAPPAGALAAARELLQRLGALSDSGGITALGRRMLALGTHPRLAAMLAQADEPPRLALACDLAALLEARDPLRQGGDGLAARWRALAAFRQGRSAPDANRGGLAAIDSAAKQWRRRLRCDTAPPASVEAHALGDLLSHAFPDRIAARHPADPLRYLLANGRSARLFDHSDLRGEPWLVASELRYEARDALLLRAAPVDEDYLRRSLPERFVQQDVVQWDADKRALIARRQSSFDRIVLDSRPAGRVDPAQAAGALTEAVRQLGLDALPWTENLQQWRARVLSLRAWMPELALPDLSDAALLATLDSWLRPAFDGKTRLDALDEASLGEALKGALPWERRQAIDRHAPTRIPVPSGMERQIHYALDHAQHPLPPVLAVKLQELFGLADTPRIADGRIPLTLHLLSPGGRPLQVTQDLKSFWATTYPDVRKEMKGRYPRHPWPDDPWTAAATHRAKPRGT from the coding sequence ATGAATACCCCCGCATTTCCCATTTCCGGGTTGCTGCCGCAGCTATGCGACAGCCTTGCCGGCCATCCCCGGCTGGTGCTCGAAGCCCCGCCCGGCGCCGGCAAGACCACCCAGGTGCCGCTGGCGCTGCTGGAGGCACCGTGGCTGGCCGGGCGCAGCATCGTGATGCTGGAACCGCGCCGGGTGGCCGCGCGCAGCGCCGCGCTGTTCATGGCGCGCCAGCTGGGCGAGCCGGTCGGCGAGACGGTGGGCTACCGCATCCGCTTCGAGAACAAGACCTCCGCGCGCACCCGCATAGAGGTCGTCACCGAAGGCATCCTGACCCGGATGATCCAGGACGACCCCATGCTGGAGCGCGTGGGGGCGCTGCTGTTCGACGAATTCCACGAACGCCATCTGGCCGGCGACCTGGGCCTGGCGCTGGCGCTGGATGTGCAGGCGCAGGTGCGCGATGACCTGCGCATCGTGGCGATGTCGGCCACGCTGGATGGCGAGCGCCTGGCCGGCTTCCTGGACGCGCCACGGCTCAGCAGCGCCGGGCGCAGCTTTCCGGTGGAGATCGCGCATTTCCCGGCACGCCGCGACGAGGCCATGGAGCCGCAGACGCGCCGTGCGGTGGAACATGCGGTGGCCACCCATCCCGGCGATGTGCTGGTGTTCCTGCCCGGCCAGCGCGAGATCGCGCGGGTGCACGCCGCGCTGGACGATGTCCTGGATCCGGCCATCCAGGTGCTGCCCCTGCACGGCGAGCTCTCGGTGGAGGCGCAAAGCCAGGTGCTGCAGCCGGACCCGCAGGGCCGTCGCCGCGTGGTGCTGGCCACCAACGTCGCCGAGTCGTCGGTGACGCTGCCAGGCGTGCGCGTGGTGATCGACAGCGGCCAGGCACGCGAGCCGCACTACGATCCCAATAGCGGGTTCTCGCGGCTGGATGTGACCACCATCGCGCAGGCCTCGGCCGACCAGCGCGCCGGCCGTGCCGGCCGCGTGGCCAGCGGCTGGGCCTACCGGCTGTGGCCGCAATCGCAGCGGCTGGAACCGCAGCGGCGTGCCGAGATCACCCAGGTGGAGCTGGCCGGGCTGGCGCTGGAACTGGCCGCCTGGGGCAGCGATGCGCTGCGCTTTGTCGATGCGCCGCCTGCCGGCGCGCTGGCCGCCGCACGCGAACTGCTGCAACGGCTGGGCGCGCTCAGCGACAGCGGCGGCATCACCGCGCTGGGCCGCCGCATGCTGGCGCTGGGCACGCATCCGCGTCTGGCGGCGATGCTCGCGCAGGCCGACGAACCACCGCGCCTGGCCCTGGCCTGCGATCTGGCGGCCCTGCTGGAGGCGCGCGATCCGCTGCGCCAGGGCGGCGATGGCCTGGCCGCGCGCTGGCGTGCCCTGGCCGCGTTCCGCCAGGGCCGCAGCGCGCCCGATGCCAACCGCGGTGGCCTGGCCGCCATCGACAGCGCTGCCAAACAATGGCGACGCCGGCTGCGCTGCGACACCGCCCCGCCGGCCAGCGTGGAAGCGCATGCGCTGGGCGACCTGCTCTCACATGCCTTCCCCGACCGCATCGCCGCCCGCCACCCGGCCGACCCGCTGCGCTACCTGCTGGCCAACGGCCGCAGCGCGCGCCTGTTCGACCACAGCGACTTACGCGGCGAACCCTGGCTGGTGGCCAGCGAACTGCGTTACGAAGCCAGGGACGCATTGCTGCTGCGGGCCGCACCGGTGGACGAGGACTACCTGCGCCGCAGCCTGCCCGAGCGCTTCGTGCAGCAGGACGTGGTGCAGTGGGACGCCGACAAACGCGCCCTCATCGCGCGCCGGCAATCCAGCTTCGACCGCATCGTGCTCGACAGCCGCCCCGCAGGCCGTGTCGACCCGGCGCAGGCCGCCGGCGCACTGACCGAGGCGGTGCGCCAACTCGGCCTGGACGCCCTGCCCTGGACCGAAAACCTGCAGCAATGGCGCGCCCGCGTGCTGTCGCTGCGGGCATGGATGCCCGAGCTGGCGCTACCCGATCTCTCCGATGCGGCGCTGCTGGCCACGCTCGACAGCTGGCTGCGCCCGGCCTTCGACGGCAAGACCCGGCTCGACGCGCTGGATGAAGCCAGTCTGGGCGAAGCGCTCAAGGGTGCCTTGCCCTGGGAGCGCCGCCAGGCCATCGACCGCCATGCCCCCACCCGCATCCCGGTGCCGTCGGGCATGGAGCGGCAGATCCACTATGCGCTCGACCATGCGCAGCACCCACTGCCACCGGTGCTGGCGGTCAAGTTGCAGGAACTGTTCGGCCTGGCCGACACCCCGCGCATCGCCGACGGCCGCATCCCGCTGACGCTGCACCTGCTCTCGCCCGGCGGCCGCCCGCTGCAGGTGACCCAGGATCTGAAGAGTTTCTGGGCCACCACGTATCCGGATGTCAGGAAGGAGATGAAGGGGCGGTATCCGAGGCATCCGTGGCCGGATGATCCGTGGACAGCGGCTGCAACGCATAGAGCGAAACCGCGCGGCACTTAG
- a CDS encoding pseudouridine synthase — protein MLVLLNKPYGVLSQFSDRSHPPKRTLAEFGLPADVYAAGRLDHDSEGLLLLTDDGALAHRLTDPRHKQPKTYWVQVEGDPQQAQLQALRDGVVLNDGPTRPAKVCLLDPAPVLWPRDPPVRVRKTVPDAWLEMRISEGRNRQVRRMTASVGLPTLRLVRVGIGDWTLGTLAPGQWATDPTTHRRPSRARQR, from the coding sequence ATGTTGGTGCTGTTGAACAAACCCTATGGCGTGCTATCGCAGTTCAGCGACCGCTCGCACCCGCCCAAGCGCACGCTGGCCGAATTCGGGCTGCCGGCCGACGTCTATGCGGCAGGCCGTCTGGATCACGATAGCGAAGGACTGTTGTTGCTCACCGACGATGGCGCACTGGCGCATCGGCTGACCGACCCGCGCCACAAGCAGCCCAAGACCTATTGGGTACAGGTGGAAGGCGACCCGCAGCAGGCACAGTTGCAGGCATTGCGCGATGGCGTGGTCCTCAACGATGGCCCGACTCGCCCGGCCAAGGTGTGCCTGCTTGATCCCGCGCCCGTGCTCTGGCCGCGTGATCCACCCGTGCGGGTGCGCAAGACCGTGCCGGATGCGTGGCTGGAAATGCGGATCAGCGAAGGCCGCAACCGCCAGGTGCGGCGGATGACCGCCTCGGTGGGCCTGCCCACGCTGCGCCTGGTGCGGGTGGGGATCGGTGACTGGACGCTGGGCACGCTCGCACCCGGCCAATGGGCAACGGACCCAACAACGCACCGGCGGCCGTCGCGCGCACGCCAACGCTAG